A stretch of the Perca fluviatilis chromosome 17, GENO_Pfluv_1.0, whole genome shotgun sequence genome encodes the following:
- the LOC120545315 gene encoding uncharacterized protein LOC120545315, with protein MAATPRPRWSKNLPPDLSELMNKLINHSASFIREFDSSKQKMRAIAGEFREIADEVRKMPKRTNEARTPRDIARAIVMGAGVGIAVMALAAPFTGGATLAVVGPLAVAAGAAGGAGAARAVHVMKNKKDKRRMKKVKRLEKEFMKIVEPLKKDLEEIKRMCEKLEQRSAGDQAGKTLADMEDFQKIMTQVSGRKSEKVSELSDGCQNVVEDFDQMKDELKDFTEK; from the coding sequence ATGGCTGCAACACCAAGACCAAGATGGAGCAAAAACCTCCCTCCTGATCTCTCTGAATTAATGAACAAACTTATTAATCATTCAGCTTCATTCATCAGAGAGTTTGACAGCAGTAAACAGAAGATGAGAGCGATTGCAGGAGAGTTTAGGGAGATCGCTGATGAAGTCAGAAAGATGCCGAAGAGAACAAATGAAGCCAGAACACCACGAGATATTGCTAGAGCAATAGTTATGGGAGCAGGAGTAGGAATAGCAGTCATGGCCCTTGCAGCTCCGTTCACTGGGGGGGCTACTTTAGCAGTAGTAGGACCGTTAGCagtagcagcaggagcagctggaGGAGCTGGAGCAGCACGAGCTGTACATGTAATGAAAAATAAGAAAGATAAAAGAAGAATGAAGAAAGTAAAACGGCTGGAGAAAGAGTTCATGAAGATCGTTGAACCGCTGAAGAAGGACCTGGAAGAAATAAAGAGGATGTGTGAGAAGTTGGAGCAAAGATCAGCTGGAGATCAGGCTGGAAAGACTCTGGCAGACATGGAGGACTTTCAGAAGATTATGACACAAGTGTCGGGGAGAAAGAGTGAAAAAGTGAGTGAGTTATCTGATGGCTGTCAGAATGTTGTTGAGGACTTTGATCAGATGAAAGATGAACTCAAAGACTTCACTGAAAAGTGA